A window of the Gemmatirosa kalamazoonensis genome harbors these coding sequences:
- a CDS encoding Cof-type HAD-IIB family hydrolase, with product MIPLVFVDVDGTLVGTSGDVLPAVWTAVERARASGIRLALCSGRPGFGKTRGFAERLDPDGWHVFQNGASVMRFASNGHPGESRSHGLSPELVAWLVRRADETGRVLELYTDEEVAVERDADRARRHAGLLGIPFVPRPFASLRAPAVRAQWLVSREEADAVVAEPHAGLHYSPSVSPVMPDTMFVNITAEGVDKAHAVRLVAAAYGVPVARTMMVGDGANDAAAMQAVGFPVAMGNAEPEALAVARTVVRHVDELGLVEALELAAGL from the coding sequence GTGATCCCTCTCGTCTTCGTCGACGTCGACGGCACGCTCGTCGGCACCTCCGGCGACGTGCTCCCCGCCGTGTGGACCGCCGTCGAGCGGGCGCGCGCGTCAGGCATCCGCCTCGCGCTCTGCTCCGGCCGCCCCGGGTTCGGCAAGACGCGCGGGTTCGCCGAGCGGCTCGATCCCGACGGCTGGCACGTGTTCCAGAACGGCGCGAGCGTGATGCGCTTCGCGTCGAACGGCCACCCCGGCGAGTCGCGCTCGCACGGCCTCTCGCCGGAGCTCGTCGCGTGGCTCGTGCGCCGCGCCGACGAGACCGGACGCGTGCTCGAGCTCTACACCGACGAGGAGGTCGCCGTGGAGCGCGACGCCGACCGCGCGCGGCGTCACGCGGGGTTGCTGGGCATCCCGTTCGTCCCGCGCCCGTTCGCATCGCTCCGCGCGCCCGCCGTGCGCGCGCAGTGGCTCGTGTCGCGCGAGGAGGCCGACGCCGTCGTCGCGGAGCCGCACGCGGGGCTGCACTACTCGCCGTCGGTGTCGCCGGTGATGCCCGACACCATGTTCGTGAACATCACCGCCGAGGGCGTCGACAAGGCGCACGCCGTGCGGCTCGTGGCGGCGGCGTACGGCGTGCCCGTCGCGCGCACGATGATGGTCGGCGACGGGGCGAACGACGCGGCCGCGATGCAGGCCGTCGGCTTTCCCGTCGCGATGGGGAACGCCGAGCCCGAGGCGCTGGCCGTCGCGCGCACCGTCGTCAGGCACGTGGACGAGCTGGGGCTCGTCGAGGCGCTGGAGCTGGCGGCTGGGCTCTGA
- a CDS encoding energy transducer TonB, translating into MPPLPLVSLALLTTLAAPPAACDSAALRTPVATVVDTLRLVARGGNGLAVLPHPWIDFVLDAVATRLRIAQPLDMPVFDGAGTVMGERESFTRPVLRDEVRVTMRRDGHVTDVDLVTRSLADAADAALLAAVHAADSADALVPTPAEVPERATVFVSLTTREPPDTTKPPIDRATRDVALLTLPLFRDATWVLPRPGNQGPRYPLAEKAAGVQGAVHLEFVIDEHGRLVPSTLRVLRYTSEPFVRSVYDALQHMEFLPATVGGCPVKQLVRQPFTFELRP; encoded by the coding sequence ATGCCGCCTCTCCCTCTCGTCTCGCTCGCGCTCCTCACGACGCTCGCCGCGCCGCCGGCCGCGTGCGACTCGGCCGCGCTCCGCACCCCCGTGGCGACGGTCGTGGACACGCTGCGGCTGGTCGCGCGCGGGGGGAACGGGCTGGCCGTGCTGCCGCACCCGTGGATCGACTTCGTGCTCGATGCGGTCGCGACTCGGCTACGCATCGCGCAGCCGCTGGACATGCCGGTGTTCGACGGCGCGGGCACGGTGATGGGGGAGCGGGAGTCGTTCACGCGCCCCGTGCTGCGCGACGAGGTGCGCGTCACGATGCGCCGCGACGGACACGTCACCGACGTCGATCTCGTGACGCGGTCGCTCGCCGACGCCGCCGACGCGGCGCTGCTCGCCGCGGTGCACGCTGCCGACTCCGCGGACGCGCTGGTACCGACGCCGGCGGAGGTGCCGGAGCGGGCGACCGTCTTCGTGTCGCTCACCACGCGCGAGCCGCCCGACACCACGAAGCCGCCGATCGACCGCGCGACGCGCGACGTCGCCCTGCTCACGCTGCCGCTGTTCCGGGACGCGACGTGGGTGCTGCCGCGGCCGGGCAACCAGGGCCCGCGCTACCCGCTGGCGGAGAAGGCGGCCGGCGTCCAGGGGGCCGTGCATCTCGAGTTCGTCATCGACGAGCACGGACGGCTCGTGCCCTCGACGCTGCGCGTGCTGCGCTACACGAGCGAGCCGTTCGTGCGCTCGGTGTACGACGCGTTGCAGCACATGGAGTTCCTGCCGGCGACCGTCGGCGGCTGCCCGGTGAAGCAGCTCGTGCGGCAGCCGTTCACGTTCGAGCTCCGGCCGTGA
- the fliQ gene encoding flagellar biosynthesis protein FliQ: protein MSHQLIVDLARNAIMLALMVAGPMLIVALGVGLLVSVIQAVTQIQEQTLSFVPKLVAVGATFLIALPWILQILIKYTTELFRSLPSFVS from the coding sequence GTGTCGCATCAGCTCATCGTCGATCTCGCGCGCAACGCGATCATGCTCGCCCTGATGGTCGCGGGGCCGATGCTGATCGTGGCGCTCGGCGTCGGGTTGCTGGTGAGCGTGATCCAGGCGGTGACGCAGATCCAGGAGCAGACGCTGTCGTTCGTGCCGAAGCTCGTGGCGGTCGGCGCGACGTTCCTCATCGCGCTCCCCTGGATCCTCCAGATCCTCATCAAGTACACGACGGAGCTGTTCCGCAGCCTCCCGTCGTTCGTGTCGTAG
- a CDS encoding flagellar biosynthetic protein FliR: MPGFDLFAPGYAPTLVLLACRVGGLVLIAPVFSAKPIPMQLRTGVLLLLTVLLAPSAHAAALHASRTGPQITPAAFLTESLVGFAIGFGAAVLVGAMETAGDLTSTAIGVSGASLLDPLNGASSSVLAQFGQMFAVTVLLAVNGHLVMLDALAESTRALPVGTALNVSEGLRALLSQGATLFVLGLRFAAPVIAASMIGNVALAVLSRVAPQLNALTIAFPIQIALGLVALCASLAFVATWMTGWGTALAGQLELVFHAFAAR; this comes from the coding sequence ATGCCCGGCTTCGATCTCTTCGCGCCGGGCTACGCCCCGACCCTCGTGCTCCTCGCCTGCCGCGTGGGGGGGCTCGTGCTCATCGCGCCGGTGTTCTCGGCGAAGCCGATCCCGATGCAGCTGCGCACCGGCGTGCTGCTGCTGCTCACGGTGCTGCTCGCGCCGAGCGCGCACGCCGCGGCGCTGCACGCGTCGCGCACCGGGCCGCAGATCACGCCGGCCGCGTTCCTCACCGAGTCGCTCGTCGGCTTCGCGATCGGCTTCGGCGCCGCGGTGCTCGTCGGCGCGATGGAGACGGCGGGCGACCTCACGTCGACGGCGATCGGCGTCTCCGGCGCCTCGCTGCTCGATCCACTGAACGGCGCGTCGTCGAGCGTGCTCGCCCAGTTCGGGCAGATGTTCGCGGTGACGGTGCTGCTCGCCGTGAACGGCCACCTCGTGATGCTCGACGCGCTCGCCGAGTCGACGCGCGCGCTGCCGGTGGGCACCGCGCTGAACGTGAGCGAGGGGCTGCGTGCGCTGCTGTCGCAGGGCGCGACGCTGTTCGTGCTCGGCCTCCGCTTCGCCGCGCCGGTGATCGCCGCGTCGATGATCGGCAACGTCGCGCTCGCGGTGCTGTCGCGTGTCGCGCCGCAGCTCAACGCGCTCACGATCGCGTTCCCGATCCAGATCGCGCTGGGCCTCGTCGCGCTCTGCGCGTCGCTCGCGTTCGTCGCGACGTGGATGACCGGATGGGGCACCGCGCTCGCCGGGCAGCTCGAGCTCGTGTTCCACGCCTTCGCCGCTCGCTGA
- a CDS encoding EscU/YscU/HrcU family type III secretion system export apparatus switch protein codes for MADTEQEKTEAPTQRKRDDAAKDGRVPRSQELNAAVLLLTSALALNATGPGLARAMRDLMGSGLGYASVGVVDGPGIVSLIRLFGWKTLGALAAFLATMAGASLAIGALQARGTMSAKPITPDFNRLNPAQNAKRVIGTQGFVELFKALLKLLIVGWAVWHVLAPAWPAITALGQQPPRALLEIVREYGVGMLRTAGLAYLALAGADYAWQLWQHEKGLRMTKEEVKQEHKNQEGDPMVKSRMRALARQRVRQQMFKDVKKADVVLVNPVHIAVALKYDPSVAPAPYVVALGRRKVAERIKALAYEAGVPVVENVPLARALIAAVKLGQMIPTELYLAVAEVLAFVMRKRTNTAA; via the coding sequence ATGGCCGATACCGAGCAGGAGAAGACAGAAGCCCCGACCCAGCGCAAGCGCGACGACGCGGCGAAGGACGGGCGCGTTCCGCGAAGCCAGGAGCTGAACGCGGCCGTGCTGCTGCTCACCTCCGCGCTCGCGCTGAACGCGACGGGCCCGGGTCTCGCGCGCGCGATGCGCGACCTGATGGGCTCGGGGCTCGGGTACGCGAGCGTCGGCGTGGTCGACGGGCCGGGCATCGTCTCGCTCATCCGGCTGTTCGGCTGGAAGACGCTGGGCGCGCTCGCCGCGTTCCTCGCCACGATGGCCGGCGCGTCGCTCGCCATCGGCGCGCTGCAGGCGCGCGGCACGATGAGCGCGAAGCCGATCACGCCCGACTTCAACCGGCTGAACCCCGCGCAGAACGCGAAGCGCGTGATCGGCACGCAGGGCTTCGTGGAGCTGTTCAAGGCGCTCCTCAAGCTGCTCATCGTCGGGTGGGCCGTGTGGCACGTGCTCGCGCCGGCGTGGCCGGCGATCACCGCGCTGGGCCAGCAGCCGCCGCGCGCGCTGCTCGAGATCGTGCGCGAGTACGGCGTGGGCATGCTGCGCACCGCGGGGCTCGCGTATCTCGCGCTCGCCGGCGCCGACTACGCGTGGCAGCTGTGGCAGCACGAGAAGGGGCTCCGCATGACGAAGGAAGAGGTCAAGCAGGAGCACAAGAATCAGGAGGGCGACCCGATGGTGAAGTCGCGCATGCGCGCGCTCGCCCGGCAGCGGGTCCGCCAGCAGATGTTCAAGGACGTCAAGAAGGCCGACGTCGTGCTCGTGAACCCGGTGCACATCGCGGTCGCGCTGAAGTACGACCCGAGCGTCGCGCCCGCCCCGTACGTCGTCGCGTTAGGCCGCCGCAAGGTGGCCGAGCGCATCAAGGCGCTCGCCTACGAGGCCGGCGTCCCCGTGGTCGAGAACGTCCCCCTCGCTCGTGCCCTCATCGCCGCCGTGAAGCTGGGGCAGATGATCCCGACCGAGCTCTATCTCGCCGTCGCCGAAGTCCTCGCCTTCGTCATGCGCAAGCGCACCAACACGGCCGCCTGA
- the flhA gene encoding flagellar biosynthesis protein FlhA: protein MATAAIPVPANAGNRSRAEIGMAVAVVLVVALLVVPLPPVLLDLSLATSIGMSLVVLLVSLQTTDPLEFSSFPALLLVMTLFRLALNVSSTRLILSRGEAGKVIEAFGTFVIGGNYAVGIVIFLILIGINFIVITKGAGRVAEVAARFTLDAMPGKQMAIDADLGAGLIDEKEAKRRREEIAKQADFFGAMDGSSKFVKGDAIAALLITAINIVGGIFIGVVQRGLPIGKAAATYTILTVGDGLVSQVPALITSTAAGLMVTAAGQDARIGNVVTSQLGAHPKALFMASGVLAVFALVPGLPMFPFLALAGGTAALGRLSQSAQRSRLAAAEQVEVQTPEPVQAPDPMKDLLQIDPIELEVGYALIPLIDERQGGDLLERISMLRKQSALELGILIPPIRIRDDIRLPSNEYLVKLRGSEIARAEVMPRFLMALNTGGVMQEIDGMDTVDPSFGMPAKWIASTRRGEAETYGYVVVEPTTVVATHLIEVLKANAAELLGRQDVQEMVETLKKTHPALVEEVVPNKMSLGTLHRVLQRLLRERVPIRDLVTILEALGDAADATKDPELLCEHARRALSNVIARLYADATGVVQGITIGPRLEQALTGLFGPRQNAQAMGLLTPDGLAGLLRDLNGLSTGASMDGRPLPLITPPSLRVGVRRLIEPVLPALPVVSLAELPPNVTLQSAGTWEMLHAA from the coding sequence ATGGCTACCGCCGCGATTCCCGTCCCCGCGAACGCGGGCAACCGCTCGCGTGCCGAGATCGGCATGGCGGTCGCCGTCGTGCTCGTCGTCGCGCTGCTCGTCGTGCCGCTCCCGCCGGTGCTGCTCGACCTGAGCCTCGCGACGTCGATCGGCATGTCGCTCGTCGTGCTGCTCGTGTCGCTGCAGACGACCGACCCGCTCGAGTTCAGCTCGTTCCCCGCGCTGCTGCTCGTGATGACGCTGTTCCGCCTCGCGCTGAACGTGTCGAGCACGCGGCTCATCCTCAGCCGCGGCGAGGCGGGCAAGGTCATCGAGGCGTTCGGCACGTTCGTCATCGGCGGCAACTACGCCGTCGGCATCGTGATCTTCCTGATCCTCATCGGGATCAACTTCATCGTCATCACGAAGGGCGCCGGGCGCGTCGCCGAGGTCGCGGCGCGGTTCACGCTCGACGCGATGCCCGGCAAGCAGATGGCCATCGACGCCGACCTCGGCGCGGGGCTCATCGACGAGAAGGAGGCGAAGCGCCGCCGCGAGGAGATCGCGAAGCAGGCCGACTTCTTCGGCGCCATGGACGGCTCGTCGAAGTTCGTGAAGGGCGACGCGATCGCCGCGCTGCTCATCACCGCGATCAACATCGTCGGCGGCATCTTCATCGGCGTCGTGCAGCGCGGGCTGCCGATCGGCAAGGCGGCCGCGACGTACACGATCCTCACCGTCGGCGACGGGCTCGTGTCGCAGGTGCCGGCGCTCATCACGAGCACCGCGGCGGGCCTCATGGTCACCGCCGCCGGCCAGGACGCGCGCATCGGCAACGTCGTGACGAGCCAGCTCGGCGCGCACCCGAAGGCGCTGTTCATGGCGTCCGGCGTGCTCGCGGTGTTCGCGCTCGTCCCCGGCCTGCCGATGTTCCCGTTCCTCGCGCTCGCCGGCGGGACCGCGGCGTTAGGCAGGCTCTCGCAGAGCGCGCAGCGGTCGCGCCTCGCCGCGGCCGAGCAGGTGGAGGTCCAGACGCCGGAGCCGGTGCAGGCGCCGGACCCGATGAAGGACCTGCTCCAGATCGACCCGATCGAGCTCGAGGTGGGCTACGCGCTCATCCCGCTCATCGACGAGCGCCAGGGCGGCGACCTGCTGGAGCGCATCTCGATGCTGCGCAAGCAGAGCGCGCTGGAGCTGGGCATCCTCATCCCGCCCATCCGCATCCGCGACGACATCCGCCTGCCGAGCAACGAGTACCTCGTGAAGCTCCGCGGCAGCGAGATCGCGCGCGCCGAGGTGATGCCGCGCTTCCTCATGGCTCTGAATACCGGGGGAGTCATGCAGGAGATAGATGGCATGGACACGGTCGATCCGAGCTTCGGCATGCCGGCGAAATGGATCGCGAGCACGCGCCGCGGCGAGGCCGAGACGTACGGCTACGTCGTCGTCGAGCCGACCACCGTCGTCGCCACGCACCTCATCGAGGTGCTGAAGGCGAACGCCGCCGAGCTGCTGGGCCGCCAGGACGTGCAGGAGATGGTGGAGACGCTGAAGAAGACGCACCCCGCGCTCGTCGAGGAAGTCGTCCCGAACAAGATGTCGCTCGGCACCCTGCACCGCGTGCTGCAGCGCCTCCTCCGCGAGCGCGTGCCGATCCGCGACCTCGTCACGATCCTCGAGGCGCTCGGCGACGCGGCGGACGCGACGAAGGATCCGGAGCTGCTGTGCGAGCACGCGCGCCGCGCGCTCTCCAACGTCATCGCGCGGCTCTACGCGGACGCCACCGGCGTCGTGCAGGGGATCACGATCGGGCCGCGGCTCGAGCAGGCGCTGACGGGACTCTTCGGCCCGCGGCAGAACGCGCAGGCCATGGGGCTGCTCACGCCCGACGGTCTCGCCGGGCTGCTGCGCGACCTGAACGGGCTGTCGACCGGCGCGTCGATGGACGGCCGTCCGCTGCCGCTCATCACGCCGCCGAGCCTCCGCGTCGGCGTGCGGCGCCTCATCGAGCCGGTGCTCCCCGCCCTGCCGGTGGTGTCGCTCGCCGAGCTGCCGCCTAACGTGACGCTGCAGAGCGCGGGCACGTGGGAGATGCTGCATGCGGCGTGA
- a CDS encoding MinD/ParA family ATP-binding protein: MSAQLDALRSFVARRPAAAAVPDDGGAQVLVVGSGKGGAGTSVVAALVALAAASLGRRVLLVDADPHVGPQRYLLGIAPERTLADLRAGVDVASLAVPVSATLSLVPGGPGSAGSPALDPAEQRALLRRVAALYPAHDLIVLDGGSRLDAVCACCDAGGGSAPPARLLVVADTDPIALAASYALVKAARERTSALPGGAVACDVIVNRRDDDAARLGFAQIAAACTEFLGAPVRHAGTLPDDGSLALALRAGMPLQDAAAGSPAAVAAHALVERLLADLASDRAAERAPRRSIPTSYAPSFRSSAVPSGATR, translated from the coding sequence GTGAGCGCGCAGCTCGACGCGCTGCGCTCGTTCGTCGCGCGCCGCCCCGCCGCGGCCGCGGTGCCCGACGACGGCGGCGCGCAGGTGCTCGTCGTCGGCAGCGGCAAGGGCGGCGCGGGCACGTCGGTCGTCGCGGCGCTCGTCGCGCTCGCCGCCGCATCGCTCGGCCGCCGCGTGCTGCTCGTCGACGCGGACCCGCACGTCGGGCCGCAGCGGTATCTGTTAGGCATCGCGCCGGAGCGCACGCTCGCCGACCTGCGCGCGGGCGTCGACGTCGCGTCGCTCGCCGTGCCGGTGAGCGCGACGCTGTCGCTCGTGCCGGGCGGTCCGGGAAGCGCGGGGTCCCCCGCCCTCGACCCCGCGGAGCAGCGCGCGCTGCTGCGGCGCGTGGCGGCGCTTTACCCGGCGCACGACTTGATCGTCCTCGACGGTGGATCGCGGCTCGACGCGGTGTGCGCGTGCTGCGACGCCGGCGGGGGCAGCGCCCCACCGGCGCGGCTGCTCGTCGTCGCGGACACCGACCCCATCGCACTCGCCGCGAGCTACGCGCTCGTGAAGGCGGCGCGCGAGCGGACGTCGGCGCTCCCCGGCGGCGCGGTCGCCTGCGACGTGATCGTCAATCGGCGCGACGACGATGCGGCGCGGCTCGGCTTCGCGCAGATCGCGGCGGCGTGCACCGAGTTCCTCGGGGCGCCGGTGCGGCACGCCGGCACCCTGCCCGACGACGGCTCGCTGGCGCTCGCGCTGCGCGCGGGGATGCCGTTGCAGGACGCCGCGGCCGGCTCGCCGGCGGCGGTGGCGGCACACGCGCTCGTCGAGCGGCTGCTCGCCGATCTCGCGAGTGATCGCGCGGCGGAACGCGCGCCGCGCCGATCGATTCCTACCTCGTACGCCCCTTCCTTCCGTTCCTCGGCAGTTCCCTCC